The following coding sequences lie in one Pseudoxanthomonas sp. SE1 genomic window:
- a CDS encoding efflux transporter outer membrane subunit, which produces MVIRTLTLGVAAALLAGCVTVGPDYVAPQTAPATLQHAASAGYVADHPVATWWGQFDDPVLDQLVRESLLANPDVRIAIARVNEARAVFSERRLDLAPHVTAAVEGTRTKQPVEGQGRVETDSYSAGFDAAWELDLFGRVRRNTEAAHADLQAQRNDLQAAQVTVAAEVARNYFELRGTQKRLEVARRILQTLGDTQRLTESRFDLGAGSQLEVQSSLARVRAVEAEVPALEASEGQSRHRLAVLVGKRPGELDAVLAPREAPAFAKALPIGDTTDLLRQRPDVRAAERRLAAATARVGVATADLFPRVSLRGFIGFLSGGWGNLVNSDNRAWQVTPSISWAAFDMGSVRARLRASEAQADGVAAQYEKTVLGALEETENALLSYAKQQTQLKFRLEQSVAARRAAELAEVRYRAGSSDFLTLLDAQRTQLAADDALAQAEAGVNVGVVAIYKSLGGWGEQDVAPALAAQP; this is translated from the coding sequence ATGGTGATCCGCACCCTCACGCTCGGCGTGGCAGCCGCGCTGCTCGCCGGCTGCGTCACCGTGGGGCCCGACTACGTGGCGCCGCAGACCGCACCGGCCACGCTGCAGCACGCGGCGTCGGCCGGCTACGTGGCCGACCATCCGGTCGCCACATGGTGGGGCCAGTTCGACGACCCGGTGCTCGACCAATTGGTGCGCGAATCGCTGCTGGCCAATCCCGACGTGCGCATCGCGATAGCGCGCGTCAACGAAGCGCGCGCGGTGTTCTCCGAACGCCGCCTGGACCTGGCCCCGCACGTCACCGCCGCGGTGGAAGGCACGCGCACCAAGCAGCCCGTTGAAGGACAGGGCCGCGTGGAGACCGACAGCTACTCCGCCGGCTTCGATGCCGCGTGGGAACTGGATCTGTTCGGTCGCGTGCGCCGCAATACCGAAGCCGCACACGCGGACCTGCAGGCGCAGCGCAATGACCTGCAGGCCGCGCAGGTGACCGTGGCCGCGGAGGTGGCACGCAATTACTTCGAACTGCGCGGCACGCAGAAGCGGCTGGAGGTGGCGCGTCGGATCCTGCAGACACTGGGCGACACCCAGCGCCTCACGGAATCGCGCTTCGACTTGGGCGCCGGCAGCCAGCTGGAAGTACAGAGCAGTCTGGCGCGCGTGCGTGCGGTGGAAGCCGAAGTGCCCGCACTGGAAGCGAGCGAAGGCCAATCGCGGCATCGGCTCGCCGTGCTGGTGGGCAAGCGCCCCGGTGAACTGGACGCCGTGCTCGCCCCGCGCGAGGCCCCGGCCTTCGCCAAGGCGTTGCCGATCGGCGACACCACCGACCTGCTTCGCCAGCGGCCTGACGTGCGCGCGGCCGAGCGCCGCCTGGCCGCAGCCACGGCACGCGTCGGCGTGGCGACGGCCGACCTGTTCCCGCGGGTCAGCCTGCGCGGTTTCATCGGTTTCCTGTCCGGCGGCTGGGGCAACCTGGTGAACAGCGACAACCGGGCCTGGCAGGTCACGCCCTCGATCAGCTGGGCCGCGTTCGACATGGGCAGCGTGCGCGCTCGCCTGCGTGCCAGCGAAGCCCAGGCCGATGGCGTGGCGGCGCAGTACGAAAAGACCGTGCTTGGCGCCCTGGAGGAAACGGAAAACGCACTGCTGTCCTATGCCAAGCAGCAGACGCAGCTGAAATTCCGGCTGGAACAATCCGTTGCCGCGCGCCGTGCAGCAGAACTGGCCGAAGTCCGGTATCGTGCCGGCTCGTCCGATTTCCTCACCCTGCTGGACGCGCAGCGTACCCAGCTGGCCGCCGATGACGCGCTGGCACAGGCAGAGGCAGGCGTGAATGTCGGGGTGGTGGCGATCTACAAATCGCTGGGCGGTTGGGGCGAACAGGACGTGGCCCCCGCGCTCGCGGCGCAGCCCTGA
- a CDS encoding acyloxyacyl hydrolase yields MPLLSRWSLAGLMALAAGTATAAEPRTAWFVQGGVAEDAHALTVGASRDWRWEKQYRYGHVSGQWQAEIGRWHSDSDNSTQVGFTPALRWRPNGWSEGWFVEGGIGVNVIFPKYNTRKKEFGTTFNFGDHIAVGKTFGADRQHEWSLRFQHFSNARIEKPNPGENFLQFRYTHRL; encoded by the coding sequence TTGCCCCTGCTGAGCCGCTGGTCCCTGGCCGGCTTGATGGCGCTTGCCGCCGGTACGGCCACCGCCGCCGAACCGCGCACGGCCTGGTTCGTGCAGGGCGGCGTTGCTGAAGACGCGCACGCGCTCACGGTTGGCGCGAGCCGCGACTGGCGTTGGGAAAAGCAGTACCGCTACGGTCACGTCAGCGGCCAGTGGCAGGCCGAAATCGGTCGCTGGCACAGCGACAGCGACAACAGCACGCAGGTCGGCTTCACGCCGGCGCTGCGCTGGCGCCCGAATGGCTGGAGCGAAGGCTGGTTCGTCGAAGGCGGCATCGGCGTGAACGTGATCTTCCCGAAATACAACACGCGGAAGAAAGAATTCGGCACCACCTTCAACTTCGGCGACCACATCGCCGTGGGCAAGACCTTCGGCGCGGATCGCCAGCACGAATGGTCGCTGCGTTTCCAGCATTTCTCCAACGCACGCATCGAGAAGCCGAACCCGGGCGAGAACTTCCTGCAGTTCCGCTATACGCACAGGCTTTGA
- a CDS encoding lipocalin family protein: MNRRYLIPIAVAALLACSMFSVQAAAPVTSVPHLDISRYAGQWHEIAHLPMAFQKQCVGDITARYSLDAPGKIGVLNACRTKDGSIDQAQGVARPVEGHPGRLEVRFAPEWLSWLPWAWADYWVIALDPDYQWAMVGEPGRDYLWILSREPSMERAQFEQLKARGEAMGYDLSPLIMAAPLK; encoded by the coding sequence ATGAACCGCCGGTACCTGATCCCGATCGCCGTTGCCGCACTGCTGGCCTGCAGCATGTTCTCCGTGCAGGCCGCCGCGCCTGTCACCTCGGTGCCACACCTGGACATCTCGCGCTATGCCGGCCAGTGGCATGAGATCGCGCACCTGCCCATGGCATTCCAGAAGCAGTGCGTGGGCGACATCACCGCGCGCTATTCGCTGGATGCACCCGGAAAGATCGGTGTGCTCAACGCGTGCAGGACGAAGGACGGCAGCATCGACCAGGCCCAGGGCGTGGCACGCCCGGTGGAAGGTCACCCGGGTCGGCTGGAGGTCCGCTTCGCCCCCGAATGGCTGTCATGGCTACCCTGGGCATGGGCAGACTACTGGGTGATCGCGCTCGATCCGGATTACCAGTGGGCGATGGTGGGCGAGCCCGGCCGCGACTACCTGTGGATCCTGTCGCGCGAACCCTCGATGGAGCGTGCGCAGTTCGAGCAGCTGAAGGCCCGGGGCGAGGCCATGGGCTACGACCTGTCGCCGTTGATCATGGCGGCGCCGCTGAAATAG
- a CDS encoding BON domain-containing protein yields MTHVRTRSLLTAALSTALLFSSAHVLADNPPNEPEENAQNDSSQPVNDTWITTKVKADLLATENVSGLDIKVETVNGVVTLTGAVANQAQKDKAIAVASQIKGVSSVEASGLTLAAK; encoded by the coding sequence ATGACCCATGTACGCACCCGTTCGCTGTTGACCGCCGCTCTGTCGACGGCCCTGTTGTTCTCCAGTGCCCATGTGCTGGCGGACAATCCCCCGAACGAGCCTGAGGAGAATGCGCAGAACGACTCCTCGCAGCCCGTCAACGACACCTGGATCACCACCAAGGTGAAAGCCGACCTGCTGGCCACGGAAAACGTGTCCGGGCTCGACATCAAGGTCGAGACCGTCAACGGCGTGGTGACGCTCACTGGCGCTGTCGCCAACCAGGCGCAGAAGGACAAGGCCATCGCAGTGGCCAGCCAGATCAAAGGCGTATCGAGTGTCGAAGCCAGTGGGCTGACGCTCGCCGCGAAGTAG
- a CDS encoding oxidoreductase, which translates to MTDTLNVALVGYGFVGKVFHAPLIQATPGLALHTVVSRDAGKVHADWPRMLVTADTRAAFADPAVDLVVIASPNDSHAPLAIEALGQGKHVVVDKPFTLTLREAREVVAAAAHAGRVASVFQNRRWDGDFLTVRRLIDEGRLGRVAEFHSHFDRFRPAVQDRWRERDEPGGGLWYDLGPHLLDQALQLFGVPEAISADIARLRDGARAPDYVDATLRYPHHRVILHASTLVAGNGLRFAVHGTRGSYLKHGLDVQEDQLRAGVVPGAPGWGVDTRAGEIVAERDGRLVTEVAQAEAGDYRRYYAGIRDAILQGTAPPVTTQEALDVMRLIELGVQSSEAQRAIPLD; encoded by the coding sequence ATGACTGACACACTCAACGTCGCACTGGTCGGCTATGGTTTCGTGGGCAAGGTGTTCCACGCGCCCCTGATCCAGGCCACGCCCGGGCTCGCACTGCATACGGTGGTTTCGCGCGACGCCGGCAAGGTGCACGCCGACTGGCCCCGCATGCTCGTCACCGCCGATACGCGCGCGGCCTTCGCGGATCCCGCCGTGGATCTGGTCGTCATCGCCTCGCCGAACGACTCGCACGCGCCGCTGGCGATCGAGGCGCTCGGCCAGGGCAAACATGTGGTGGTGGACAAACCGTTCACCCTCACGCTACGGGAAGCGCGGGAGGTCGTGGCGGCGGCGGCGCACGCGGGACGCGTGGCGAGCGTGTTCCAGAACCGTCGTTGGGATGGGGATTTCCTGACCGTGCGGCGCTTGATCGACGAAGGCCGGCTCGGGCGCGTGGCCGAGTTCCACTCGCACTTCGACCGCTTCCGCCCCGCCGTGCAGGACCGCTGGCGCGAGCGCGACGAACCCGGTGGCGGGCTGTGGTACGACCTGGGTCCGCATCTGCTGGATCAGGCGTTGCAGCTGTTCGGTGTTCCCGAGGCGATCAGCGCCGACATCGCCCGCCTGCGCGATGGCGCACGCGCACCGGACTATGTCGACGCCACGCTCCGCTACCCGCACCATCGCGTCATCCTGCATGCGTCCACGCTGGTGGCGGGCAACGGCCTGCGTTTCGCGGTGCATGGCACGCGCGGCAGCTATCTCAAGCACGGGCTGGACGTGCAGGAAGACCAGCTGCGCGCGGGCGTGGTGCCTGGCGCGCCGGGCTGGGGTGTGGACACACGTGCGGGCGAGATCGTAGCCGAACGCGACGGCCGCCTGGTCACCGAAGTCGCGCAGGCCGAGGCCGGCGACTACCGCCGCTACTACGCCGGCATCCGTGACGCGATCCTGCAGGGCACCGCGCCCCCGGTGACGACACAGGAAGCGCTGGACGTGATGCGCCTGATCGAGCTGGGCGTGCAGAGTAGCGAGGCGCAGCGCGCGATCCCGCTGGACTGA
- a CDS encoding HAD family hydrolase, protein MVATEHEGGRDLALFDFDGTLTTRETFPDFMRQAVARSRLLVGSVLLAPVVFGYRRGWVAGNPTRASIVQVGLRGVDAERLRAQGAAFAHDVLPGVLRPEAMARLAWHRERGDRIVVVSGGLDVYLVPWCAAQGVDLLCSVLAERKGRITGYAGPQCVGEEKVRRVRALCDPQAYAAIHAYGDTHEDQAMLAMAHHRTYRGKAMA, encoded by the coding sequence ATGGTGGCCACTGAGCACGAGGGCGGACGGGACCTCGCGCTCTTCGACTTCGACGGTACGCTGACCACGCGCGAGACGTTTCCGGATTTCATGCGCCAGGCCGTCGCGCGTTCGCGGCTGCTGGTCGGCAGCGTGCTGCTGGCGCCGGTGGTGTTCGGCTACCGGCGTGGCTGGGTGGCGGGCAATCCGACCCGGGCCAGCATCGTGCAGGTGGGCCTGCGCGGCGTGGATGCGGAACGCCTGCGGGCGCAAGGCGCAGCCTTCGCACATGACGTGCTGCCCGGTGTGCTGCGGCCCGAGGCGATGGCGCGACTGGCGTGGCATCGCGAGCGTGGCGACCGCATCGTCGTGGTGTCGGGCGGACTGGATGTCTACCTCGTGCCGTGGTGCGCGGCGCAGGGTGTCGACCTGCTGTGCTCGGTGCTGGCCGAACGCAAAGGGCGCATCACCGGCTATGCCGGGCCGCAGTGCGTCGGCGAGGAGAAGGTGCGTCGCGTGCGCGCGCTGTGCGACCCGCAGGCGTATGCCGCCATCCATGCCTACGGCGATACGCACGAAGACCAGGCCATGCTGGCGATGGCGCACCACCGGACGTATCGCGGCAAGGCGATGGCCTGA